In the genome of Saccharomonospora viridis DSM 43017, one region contains:
- a CDS encoding sugar ABC transporter ATP-binding protein, whose product MRGIVKLFPGVRALDGVDLEVRAGEVHCLLGQNGAGKSTLIKTLAGAHQPDAGEIVWQGETIELSSPVAALRRGIATMYQELDLIPGLSVAENIFLGHEHARYGFTRPAVARAEAAALLERLGHPEISPDDEVGDLSAAGQQLVSMARALAHDAKLIVADEPTAALAADEVDNLFRIIGELTDQGVAVVYISHRLEEIRRIGDRVTVIKDGRTVAAGLDARGHSTSELVDLMAGRKVQTAFREAGQAPVELGDVLLDVRGLSRAGEFSDVSFTVRAGEIVGLAGLVGSGRSEVLETIFGARKPDSGVVTVDGKPLRPGSVASAVNAGIGLAPEERKSQALLLDMSVTHNVTLASLDRYSKFGFSLRDKEFRDSLATLERLDLRPIEPDRPVGTLSGGNQQKAVVARWLVHGCRVLLLDEPTRGVDVGARAELYRLMHELTASGVAVVLVSSEIPEVLGLADRVLVMREGQVLTERPAAELTEADILDMVMEGSAA is encoded by the coding sequence ATGCGCGGCATCGTGAAGCTCTTCCCGGGTGTTCGCGCTTTGGACGGTGTCGACCTGGAGGTACGCGCTGGGGAAGTGCACTGCCTGCTCGGTCAGAACGGTGCGGGCAAATCCACGTTGATCAAGACCCTCGCGGGAGCCCATCAGCCCGACGCGGGGGAGATCGTCTGGCAGGGGGAGACGATCGAGCTTTCCTCGCCCGTCGCGGCGCTACGCCGGGGGATCGCGACGATGTACCAGGAGCTGGACCTCATCCCAGGCCTGTCGGTCGCGGAGAACATCTTCCTCGGTCACGAGCACGCGCGGTACGGCTTCACCCGGCCCGCCGTGGCCAGAGCGGAGGCCGCCGCGCTGCTCGAGCGGCTCGGACATCCGGAGATCTCGCCCGACGACGAGGTCGGCGACCTCTCCGCCGCGGGACAGCAACTGGTGTCGATGGCCCGGGCGCTCGCGCACGACGCCAAGCTCATCGTCGCCGACGAGCCCACCGCCGCGCTCGCCGCGGACGAAGTGGACAACCTCTTCCGAATCATCGGTGAACTCACCGACCAAGGCGTCGCGGTGGTCTACATCTCGCACCGGCTGGAGGAGATCCGCCGCATCGGCGACCGAGTCACCGTCATCAAGGACGGCCGTACGGTCGCCGCCGGACTCGACGCCCGCGGTCATTCGACCTCCGAGCTCGTGGACCTCATGGCGGGACGAAAGGTACAGACTGCGTTCCGGGAAGCGGGGCAGGCGCCCGTGGAGTTGGGTGACGTCCTGCTCGACGTCCGTGGTCTGAGCCGGGCCGGGGAGTTCAGCGACGTGTCGTTCACCGTGCGGGCCGGGGAGATCGTCGGCCTGGCCGGACTCGTGGGCTCGGGTCGCAGCGAAGTCCTGGAGACGATCTTCGGTGCCCGCAAGCCTGACAGCGGGGTCGTCACGGTCGACGGGAAGCCGTTACGTCCGGGCAGCGTCGCCTCCGCCGTGAACGCCGGGATCGGCCTGGCGCCGGAGGAGCGGAAGAGCCAGGCGCTGCTGTTGGACATGTCGGTGACCCACAACGTCACCCTCGCCAGCCTCGATCGTTACAGCAAATTCGGATTCTCCCTAAGGGACAAGGAATTCCGAGACTCCTTGGCCACATTGGAGCGTCTCGACCTACGCCCGATCGAACCGGATCGGCCGGTGGGCACCCTCTCCGGGGGGAATCAACAGAAGGCCGTCGTGGCGCGCTGGCTGGTGCACGGTTGCCGCGTGCTGCTGCTCGACGAGCCGACCCGTGGTGTGGACGTCGGCGCGCGTGCCGAACTGTATCGCCTGATGCACGAACTCACCGCGTCGGGTGTGGCGGTGGTGCTGGTCTCCAGCGAGATCCCCGAGGTGCTCGGTCTGGCCGACCGGGTGCTCGTGATGCGGGAAGGGCAGGTGCTGACCGAGCGCCCCGCGGCAGAACTGACCGAAGCGGACATCCTCGACATGGTCATGGAAGGGAGCGCGGCGTGA
- a CDS encoding ABC transporter permease, giving the protein MTETLDRPPTRARSAGARRRQAVDVRLLGLTGVLVLLCLIGFITNPDTFLTQDNISIMLRLAAAIGVVSVGMTFVIIAGGIDLSVGSIVALASVWMTTVATQSYGPVVMVLCALAVGLGCGLVNGLLISYGKVVPFIMTLAMMASAKGLAERISDRRTQVVTETGFTEFFRGSFLGIPVLVWLLALVFAVGWLVLNRTTFGRRTYAIGGNAEAARLSGINVKRHTALVYGISGLCCGIAAIMVVARTTSGASTNGLFYELDAIAAVVIGGTLLSGGRGSLLGTLVGVLIFTVLNSIFTQNNLDTDIQNIAKGAIIVVAVLLQNTARQRKDKGKGTSPPPAAPQEPSPDPAIETSGSKP; this is encoded by the coding sequence GTGACCGAGACGCTCGACCGACCGCCGACGCGGGCCCGGAGCGCGGGCGCGCGACGTCGACAAGCCGTCGACGTGCGGCTCCTCGGACTGACGGGCGTGTTGGTGCTGCTATGCCTCATCGGCTTCATCACCAACCCCGACACGTTCCTCACTCAGGACAACATCTCCATCATGCTTCGGCTCGCCGCGGCGATCGGCGTGGTGAGTGTCGGCATGACCTTCGTCATCATCGCCGGGGGCATCGACCTGTCCGTCGGGTCGATCGTGGCGTTGGCGAGCGTCTGGATGACCACGGTGGCCACGCAGTCGTACGGCCCGGTCGTGATGGTGCTGTGCGCGCTCGCCGTGGGACTGGGCTGCGGCCTGGTCAACGGGCTGCTGATCTCCTACGGCAAGGTCGTCCCGTTCATCATGACCCTGGCGATGATGGCCTCGGCTAAGGGACTGGCCGAGCGCATCAGTGACCGGCGCACCCAGGTGGTGACCGAAACGGGGTTCACCGAATTCTTCCGCGGCAGCTTCCTCGGCATCCCGGTGCTGGTGTGGTTGCTGGCCCTGGTGTTCGCCGTCGGTTGGCTCGTGCTCAACCGGACCACGTTCGGCCGGAGGACGTACGCCATCGGCGGTAACGCGGAGGCCGCGCGACTGTCGGGGATCAACGTCAAACGACACACCGCCTTGGTGTACGGCATCAGCGGACTGTGTTGCGGCATCGCAGCGATCATGGTGGTGGCTCGGACGACGTCCGGGGCCTCGACCAACGGACTGTTCTACGAACTCGACGCCATCGCGGCCGTCGTCATCGGCGGCACCCTGCTCTCGGGCGGGCGCGGCAGTCTCCTCGGGACACTCGTCGGTGTTCTGATCTTCACGGTCCTCAACAGCATCTTCACGCAGAACAACCTCGACACCGACATCCAGAACATCGCCAAGGGCGCGATCATCGTCGTCGCCGTGCTGCTGCAGAACACCGCCCGGCAACGCAAGGACAAGGGCAAGGGCACCTCCCCGCCCCCTGCGGCCCCGCAGGAGCCTTCCCCCGACCCGGCAATCGAAACCAGTGGGAGTAAGCCATGA
- a CDS encoding substrate-binding domain-containing protein, whose amino-acid sequence MNRMTLARRGFLLSAAGLGATAVLAGCTSNEKPASGSQAQNGAQNTNTEPGKPVTIGFSAPAADHGWMAAMTINARETAEQYPDVTLEATEGTNDVNQQIAQVETLISNGVDALVILPFDGKALTQVGRQAMDEGIPVVNVDRVFDTPLAYRTWIGGDNYRMGVNAGNYIAEELKRRGISDPVIGEVAGMDNLPLTQERSKGFADALATHGLEVTHRVAAEFTPESGERQTANLLQAARRLDALWNHDDDQGIGVVAAIDAAGRDDFFMVGGAGSRNMMDLIKADSGPVKATVLYSPSMASSAISLARLLGQSKGMSDLTEHEIPAEITTYSAVVTKDNVDSYLDVGFDS is encoded by the coding sequence ATGAACAGAATGACCCTCGCGCGCCGTGGCTTCCTGTTATCCGCCGCGGGACTGGGCGCGACAGCGGTACTGGCGGGATGTACCTCCAATGAGAAACCCGCCTCCGGCTCCCAAGCCCAAAACGGTGCGCAGAACACCAACACCGAACCGGGTAAGCCAGTCACCATCGGTTTCTCCGCCCCCGCTGCCGACCACGGCTGGATGGCCGCCATGACCATCAACGCGCGGGAGACGGCCGAGCAGTACCCGGACGTCACGTTGGAGGCCACGGAGGGCACCAACGACGTCAATCAGCAGATCGCACAGGTCGAGACCCTCATCAGCAACGGTGTGGACGCGTTGGTGATCCTGCCGTTCGACGGTAAGGCGCTCACCCAGGTCGGCAGACAGGCCATGGACGAGGGGATCCCGGTGGTCAATGTGGACCGGGTGTTCGACACGCCGTTGGCCTATCGGACCTGGATCGGCGGTGACAACTATCGAATGGGGGTCAACGCGGGGAACTACATCGCCGAGGAACTCAAGCGACGCGGCATCAGCGATCCGGTGATCGGTGAGGTCGCGGGAATGGACAACCTGCCTCTCACCCAGGAGCGTAGCAAGGGCTTCGCCGATGCACTCGCCACGCACGGACTCGAGGTCACCCACCGGGTCGCCGCGGAGTTCACCCCCGAGTCGGGGGAGAGGCAGACGGCCAACCTGCTGCAGGCGGCCCGGAGACTGGACGCGTTGTGGAACCACGACGACGACCAGGGAATCGGCGTGGTGGCCGCCATCGACGCCGCGGGACGCGACGACTTCTTCATGGTGGGCGGAGCCGGGTCGCGCAACATGATGGACCTCATCAAGGCCGATTCGGGGCCGGTGAAGGCCACCGTGCTGTACAGCCCCTCGATGGCGTCGTCGGCGATTTCGCTGGCGAGGTTGCTCGGACAGAGTAAGGGGATGTCCGATCTCACCGAGCACGAGATCCCCGCCGAGATCACGACCTACTCGGCGGTGGTCACAAAGGACAATGTGGATTCATATCTCGACGTTGGGTTCGATTCGTGA
- a CDS encoding Gfo/Idh/MocA family protein, whose product MVGHAFMGAVHSQAWRSVARFFDVPYRPRMVVLGGRDAGRAAQAAERMGWEEASTDWREIVERDDVDLVDICTPGDSHAEIAIAALEAGKHVLCEKPLANTVEEAERMVAAAERARERGVYSMVAFNYRRVPALALAKRLVAEGRLGELRHVRAVYLQDWLADADTPMTWRLRKEQAGSGALGDIGAHIIDAAQFVTGQTITGVSGLTETFVRQRPSDGGMENVTVDDCAMFLGRFSDGAVGSFEATRYALGRKNAMRLEVNGSKGSLAFDFESMNELWFHDGEEAPETGGFRRIVVTEPTHPYVGAWWPPGHVLGYEHTFTHEIADLLTAIGTGEQVEPSFADGLRVQRVLEAVENSAKNGSVYRQV is encoded by the coding sequence ATGGTGGGGCACGCCTTCATGGGGGCCGTGCACTCGCAGGCGTGGCGCAGCGTCGCCCGGTTCTTCGACGTGCCGTACCGGCCGAGGATGGTGGTGCTCGGCGGGCGTGACGCGGGACGTGCCGCGCAGGCGGCGGAGCGCATGGGTTGGGAGGAGGCCTCCACCGACTGGCGCGAGATCGTGGAACGCGACGACGTCGACCTGGTCGACATCTGCACCCCGGGTGACAGCCACGCGGAGATCGCCATCGCGGCGTTGGAGGCGGGCAAGCACGTGCTGTGCGAGAAGCCGCTGGCCAACACGGTCGAGGAGGCCGAACGCATGGTGGCCGCGGCCGAACGGGCCCGGGAACGCGGCGTGTACTCGATGGTGGCGTTCAACTACCGCAGAGTGCCCGCGCTGGCGCTGGCGAAACGGCTGGTGGCCGAGGGCAGGCTCGGTGAGCTGCGGCATGTGCGCGCCGTGTACCTGCAGGACTGGCTGGCCGACGCGGACACGCCGATGACCTGGCGACTGCGTAAGGAGCAGGCCGGTTCCGGCGCGCTCGGCGACATCGGTGCGCACATCATCGACGCCGCCCAGTTCGTCACCGGACAGACGATCACGGGTGTGTCCGGGTTGACCGAGACGTTCGTGCGGCAACGCCCCTCGGACGGCGGCATGGAGAACGTGACCGTGGACGACTGCGCGATGTTCCTGGGGCGGTTCTCCGACGGTGCCGTGGGCAGTTTCGAGGCCACGCGTTACGCGTTGGGGCGCAAGAACGCCATGCGTCTTGAGGTCAACGGTTCGAAGGGCAGTCTGGCGTTCGACTTCGAATCGATGAACGAGTTGTGGTTCCACGACGGCGAGGAAGCCCCCGAGACCGGTGGTTTCCGCCGCATCGTCGTCACCGAACCCACTCATCCCTACGTCGGAGCCTGGTGGCCACCGGGCCACGTCCTGGGCTACGAACACACCTTTACCCACGAGATCGCGGACCTGCTCACCGCGATCGGAACGGGTGAGCAAGTGGAACCGAGTTTCGCCGACGGCCTGCGTGTTCAGCGCGTGCTGGAGGCGGTTGAGAACAGTGCGAAGAACGGATCGGTGTACAGACAGGTTTAG
- a CDS encoding ThuA domain-containing protein, whose translation MQRGSSTGRVSRASRRGWRAGAAALALCTGLGSGGFTLTAAAEEAQPEASVLVFSKTAGFRHDSIPAGIEAIEQLGAEHNFAVDATEDAEAFTDDNLANYDAVVWLSTTGDVLNDEQQAAFERYISEGGGYVGVHAASDTEYDWPWYGDLVGAYFDSHPHIQEATVNVEDRGHPSTADLPEQWVRTDEWYNYRENPRQNVRVLATLDEGSYDPGSGAMGDDHPIAWCHENSGGRAWYTGGGHTVESFSEPEFLAHLAGGIQYAAGLTDADCSTTDEPEPEAPVDSDFDQITLARGADVTGEPMALSVLPDGRVLHTSRDGRVFLTTPEGNTSVAATLDVYNHDEDGLQGIAVDPNFEENHWVYLYYAPPLDTPPGDAPENGSPEDFEPFKGYNQLSRFKLTDEGTLDLSSEQQILQVPADRGICCHAGGEIDFDADGNLLLSTGDDTNPFASDGYTPIDERSNRNPAFDAQRSSGNTNDLRGKILRITVQEDGSYTIPEGNLFEPGTEKTRPEIYAMGFRNPFRFAVDKETGWIYVGDYGPDAGSANPDRGPAGTVEFNLVTGPGNYGWPYCVGDNEPFIDYDFESGTPGEAFDCSAPVNDSPNNTGLTELPPAQPAWIPYDGGSVPEFGTGGESPMGGPVYRFDPELESNTKFPEYYDGKNFAYEWDRGWIKTIEVGENGERGAIEPFFESMELTRPMNIEFGPEGSLYVLDYGSGYFGGAEDSALYRIDYTKGNRTPQVSLSADVTSGQAPLEVTFEPSAEDADGDELTFAWDFDGDGETDSTEAGPVTHTYTENGQYHAKLSVTDPGGLSGSASVVITVGNTEPTVKLETPVNGGFFGFGDLVPFTVTVTDPEDGEIDCSKVTVEYILGHDNHGHPLSRASGCEGVIETPADEGHGLDAHIFGVIDARYTDNGGAEGVPALTGSDQNILQPKIKQAEFFTELEGVEVVTASGASGGKRVGYIDDGDWIKLDPVNLVGVDSITYRVSSGGPGGTIEARAGALDGPVVHTVEVPNTGGWDSYTEVGPVEVTDPGGTQPLYLVFHGEGDGGLFDVDVLHVNGAGVAQPGTSPAECEPAEPEEGYRMLFDGTAASLENWNQAGPGSFELGDDCTIKSVGGMGLLWYDEQFGAYSLKLDWKMAGDDNSGVFVGFPDPGDDPWVAVNEGYEIQIDPTDDPDKTTGAIYGFQSADLEARDAALNPPGEWNSYEIVVRDQTIQVYLNDTLINDFVSTDPNRDLTQGFVGLQNHGDEDEVWFRNVQIRDLDTTAPATEASFAEPGANGWHNGEVGVTLTATDEGSGVERIEYSLDGGDWTTYTEPVVISGDGEHTMLYRAVDKAGNVENDKAVTIRIDGTAPTVMIAGVADGFVYGDAEELTISWEARDGTSGVESAAAELDGEALESGTTVPLYPLDLGEHSLTVSATDKAGNTAEHTLTFTSTTSFDDVASLIRRFAAEDKLTTAEKVVLSAELALAKRASEGGRTTPAVVLMRLFIGMAQHVSDDDARDTLVRDGRALLGHIDGSAPIPVVS comes from the coding sequence ATGCAACGAGGCAGTAGTACCGGAAGGGTGAGTAGAGCGTCCCGACGCGGCTGGCGGGCAGGAGCCGCGGCGTTGGCGCTGTGTACGGGATTGGGCAGCGGTGGGTTCACCCTCACCGCCGCCGCGGAGGAGGCCCAGCCCGAGGCCAGTGTTCTGGTCTTCTCGAAGACGGCGGGCTTCCGACACGACTCGATCCCCGCCGGGATCGAGGCCATCGAACAGTTGGGCGCGGAGCACAACTTCGCCGTGGACGCCACAGAGGACGCCGAGGCGTTCACCGACGACAACCTCGCCAACTACGACGCCGTCGTGTGGCTGTCCACCACCGGCGATGTACTGAACGACGAACAGCAGGCGGCCTTCGAACGCTACATCTCCGAAGGCGGCGGCTATGTGGGAGTGCATGCCGCGTCCGACACCGAGTACGACTGGCCGTGGTACGGCGACCTCGTGGGCGCCTACTTCGACTCCCACCCGCACATCCAGGAAGCGACGGTCAACGTCGAGGACCGGGGGCATCCGTCCACAGCGGACCTCCCGGAACAGTGGGTACGCACCGACGAGTGGTACAACTACCGGGAGAACCCGAGGCAGAACGTCCGTGTGCTGGCCACTCTCGACGAGGGCAGCTACGATCCCGGCTCCGGGGCCATGGGTGACGATCACCCGATCGCCTGGTGTCATGAGAACAGCGGCGGCCGGGCCTGGTACACCGGTGGCGGGCACACCGTCGAATCCTTCAGCGAGCCGGAATTCCTCGCCCACCTCGCCGGTGGGATCCAGTACGCGGCGGGGCTGACCGACGCCGATTGCTCGACGACCGACGAACCGGAACCGGAGGCGCCCGTCGACTCCGACTTCGACCAGATCACCCTGGCCCGGGGCGCGGACGTCACGGGTGAGCCGATGGCGCTGTCGGTGCTGCCGGACGGCCGGGTGCTGCACACCTCGCGGGACGGTCGGGTCTTCCTGACCACCCCGGAGGGCAACACGTCCGTGGCCGCGACCCTCGACGTGTACAACCACGACGAGGACGGGCTGCAGGGCATCGCCGTCGACCCGAACTTCGAGGAGAACCACTGGGTCTACCTCTACTACGCACCGCCGCTGGACACACCGCCCGGTGACGCGCCGGAGAACGGCAGCCCGGAGGACTTCGAGCCGTTCAAGGGATACAACCAGCTGTCGCGGTTCAAGCTCACCGACGAGGGCACGTTGGATTTGTCCAGCGAACAGCAGATCCTGCAGGTTCCCGCCGACCGGGGCATCTGCTGCCACGCCGGTGGGGAGATCGACTTCGACGCCGACGGCAACCTGCTGCTGTCCACAGGGGACGACACGAACCCGTTCGCCTCGGACGGGTACACGCCGATCGACGAACGTTCGAACCGCAACCCCGCGTTCGACGCGCAGCGCAGCTCGGGCAACACCAACGACCTGCGCGGCAAGATCCTGCGCATCACGGTGCAGGAGGACGGCAGCTACACCATCCCCGAGGGCAACCTGTTCGAACCGGGTACCGAGAAGACCCGTCCCGAGATCTACGCGATGGGCTTCCGCAACCCGTTCCGGTTCGCGGTGGACAAGGAGACCGGATGGATCTACGTCGGTGACTACGGTCCCGACGCCGGTTCGGCCAATCCCGACCGTGGTCCGGCGGGCACCGTGGAGTTCAACCTCGTGACCGGTCCGGGCAACTACGGATGGCCGTACTGTGTCGGCGACAACGAACCGTTCATCGACTACGACTTCGAAAGCGGCACCCCGGGTGAGGCGTTCGACTGCTCGGCGCCGGTGAACGACAGCCCGAACAACACGGGTCTGACCGAACTGCCGCCCGCGCAGCCCGCGTGGATTCCGTACGACGGCGGCTCGGTGCCCGAGTTCGGCACCGGCGGTGAGTCGCCGATGGGTGGTCCCGTCTACCGCTTCGACCCGGAGCTGGAGTCGAACACGAAGTTCCCCGAGTACTACGACGGCAAGAACTTCGCCTACGAATGGGACCGCGGCTGGATCAAGACGATCGAGGTCGGCGAGAACGGTGAGCGGGGCGCCATCGAACCGTTCTTCGAGTCGATGGAGCTGACCCGGCCGATGAACATCGAGTTCGGCCCCGAGGGATCGCTGTACGTCCTGGACTACGGCAGCGGCTACTTCGGTGGCGCGGAGGACTCGGCGCTGTACCGCATCGACTACACGAAGGGCAACCGCACGCCGCAGGTCTCGCTGTCGGCCGATGTGACCTCGGGACAGGCACCGTTGGAGGTCACGTTCGAGCCGTCGGCCGAGGACGCCGACGGGGACGAGCTGACGTTCGCATGGGACTTCGACGGGGACGGTGAGACCGACTCGACCGAGGCCGGTCCGGTGACCCACACCTACACCGAGAACGGCCAGTACCACGCGAAACTGTCGGTGACCGACCCCGGTGGGCTGTCCGGCAGCGCGAGCGTGGTGATCACCGTGGGCAACACCGAGCCGACGGTGAAGCTGGAGACGCCGGTCAACGGTGGGTTCTTCGGTTTCGGTGACCTCGTGCCGTTCACGGTCACGGTGACCGACCCGGAGGACGGGGAGATCGACTGCTCCAAGGTCACGGTGGAGTACATCCTCGGCCACGACAACCACGGCCACCCGTTGTCGCGGGCGTCCGGTTGTGAGGGGGTCATCGAGACCCCGGCCGACGAGGGCCACGGACTCGACGCCCACATCTTCGGTGTCATCGACGCGCGTTACACCGACAACGGTGGGGCCGAGGGCGTGCCCGCGTTGACCGGTTCGGACCAGAACATCCTCCAGCCGAAGATCAAGCAGGCTGAGTTCTTCACCGAACTGGAAGGCGTCGAGGTCGTCACGGCCTCCGGTGCCAGCGGTGGCAAGCGGGTTGGCTACATCGACGACGGTGACTGGATCAAGCTCGACCCGGTCAACCTGGTGGGGGTCGACAGCATCACCTACCGCGTGTCCTCCGGTGGCCCGGGCGGCACGATCGAGGCCCGTGCGGGCGCGTTGGACGGTCCCGTGGTGCACACGGTGGAGGTACCGAACACGGGTGGTTGGGACTCCTACACCGAGGTCGGCCCCGTGGAGGTCACCGATCCGGGTGGTACCCAGCCGTTGTATCTGGTGTTCCACGGTGAGGGTGATGGAGGATTGTTCGACGTGGACGTCCTCCACGTCAACGGCGCCGGTGTTGCCCAGCCCGGCACTTCTCCGGCCGAATGTGAGCCGGCGGAGCCCGAGGAGGGTTACCGGATGCTGTTCGACGGCACCGCGGCCAGCCTGGAGAACTGGAATCAAGCCGGTCCCGGTTCCTTCGAGCTCGGTGACGACTGCACCATCAAGTCGGTCGGTGGCATGGGGCTGCTGTGGTACGACGAGCAGTTCGGTGCCTACAGCCTCAAGCTCGACTGGAAGATGGCCGGCGACGACAACTCCGGCGTGTTCGTCGGATTCCCGGACCCGGGCGACGATCCGTGGGTGGCGGTGAACGAGGGGTACGAGATCCAGATCGACCCCACCGACGATCCCGACAAGACCACGGGTGCCATCTACGGCTTCCAGTCGGCGGACCTGGAGGCCCGGGACGCGGCGCTCAACCCGCCGGGGGAGTGGAACTCCTACGAGATCGTGGTCCGCGACCAGACGATCCAGGTGTACCTCAACGACACCCTGATCAACGATTTCGTCAGCACCGACCCGAACCGGGATCTGACGCAGGGATTCGTGGGGCTGCAGAACCACGGTGACGAGGACGAGGTCTGGTTCCGCAACGTCCAGATCCGCGACCTCGACACCACGGCCCCGGCCACCGAGGCGTCGTTCGCCGAACCCGGCGCGAACGGCTGGCACAACGGCGAGGTCGGGGTCACCCTGACGGCCACGGACGAGGGTTCCGGGGTCGAACGCATCGAGTACAGCCTCGACGGTGGGGACTGGACCACCTACACCGAGCCGGTCGTGATCAGTGGTGACGGCGAGCACACGATGCTGTACCGGGCGGTGGACAAGGCGGGCAACGTCGAGAACGACAAGGCCGTCACGATCAGGATCGACGGCACCGCCCCGACGGTGATGATCGCCGGTGTCGCCGACGGCTTCGTCTACGGCGACGCCGAGGAGCTCACCATCAGCTGGGAAGCGCGGGACGGGACGTCCGGTGTGGAATCCGCGGCCGCGGAACTCGACGGTGAGGCCCTCGAGTCGGGCACCACGGTGCCGTTGTATCCGCTCGACCTCGGCGAGCACTCACTCACCGTGAGCGCCACCGACAAGGCGGGCAACACCGCGGAGCACACGCTGACGTTCACCTCCACGACGTCGTTCGACGACGTGGCGTCCCTGATTCGGAGGTTCGCGGCGGAGGACAAACTCACCACGGCGGAGAAGGTGGTCCTGTCGGCGGAGTTGGCCCTGGCCAAACGCGCGAGCGAGGGTGGTCGGACGACACCGGCTGTCGTGCTGATGCGGTTGTTCATCGGTATGGCCCAGCACGTGTCCGACGACGATGCCCGAGACACGCTCGTGCGAGACGGACGGGCGCTGCTCGGCCACATCGACGGAAGCGCACCGATACCCGTCGTTTCGTGA
- a CDS encoding inositol-3-phosphate synthase, translating into MAPTGLWLIGARGSVATTAITGLLALRSGIVPGVGCVSAQQQFRKVPLPEWDEIHVGGHDIVDTPLEKRAELLAESGVIPHRIFEAVRPSLSEVEDNIRPGYHPATHAGTQSDAARTLTDDITAFARRNGLARVVVINVSSTEPVFPALPEHGSLDTLEAAMAVPGRTVLPPSSVAVYAALRAGCPFVDFTPSTGIRLAALQELAKKQRLPYAGSDGKTGETLMRSALAPMFTTRALAVRSWTGTNLLGGGDGRTLADAEHASSKLQSKGRGLSTLLGREVTAPLHIDNVPDLGEQKIAWDHVSFEGFLGVRMSLQFTWTGYDSSLAAPLVLDLARFTAAAHAAGHTGPLGSLAFFFKDPMGTDEHRLGEQFANLVSWAETL; encoded by the coding sequence ATGGCGCCCACAGGGTTGTGGTTGATCGGTGCGCGGGGGTCGGTCGCCACCACGGCGATCACGGGACTGCTCGCGTTGCGGTCCGGGATCGTTCCCGGCGTCGGCTGTGTCAGTGCTCAACAGCAGTTCCGGAAGGTCCCGCTGCCCGAGTGGGACGAGATCCACGTCGGTGGCCATGACATCGTCGACACCCCGCTGGAGAAGAGGGCCGAACTGCTCGCCGAGTCCGGTGTGATCCCGCACCGGATCTTCGAAGCGGTGCGGCCCTCTCTGTCCGAAGTGGAGGACAACATCCGGCCGGGATACCATCCGGCCACCCATGCGGGCACCCAGTCCGACGCGGCCCGCACCCTCACCGACGACATCACCGCGTTCGCCCGCCGCAACGGACTGGCCAGAGTCGTGGTGATCAACGTGTCGTCCACCGAGCCCGTGTTCCCCGCTCTGCCCGAACACGGCAGCCTCGACACGTTAGAAGCGGCCATGGCGGTACCGGGGCGCACCGTGTTGCCGCCGAGTTCCGTCGCGGTCTACGCGGCGTTGCGGGCCGGATGTCCGTTCGTCGACTTCACCCCATCCACCGGGATCCGTCTCGCCGCGCTGCAGGAACTCGCGAAGAAACAGCGATTGCCGTACGCGGGTTCGGACGGCAAGACCGGGGAGACGCTCATGCGCAGCGCACTCGCGCCGATGTTCACCACGCGGGCGCTCGCGGTGCGGTCGTGGACGGGCACGAACCTGCTCGGCGGCGGTGACGGGAGGACCTTGGCCGACGCCGAGCACGCGAGCAGCAAGCTCCAGTCCAAGGGCCGGGGGCTGTCCACCCTGCTGGGCAGGGAGGTCACCGCACCCCTGCACATCGACAACGTGCCCGACCTCGGTGAACAGAAGATCGCTTGGGACCACGTGTCGTTCGAGGGCTTCCTCGGCGTGCGGATGAGCCTGCAGTTCACGTGGACCGGCTACGACTCCTCGCTCGCCGCGCCGCTGGTGCTCGACCTGGCGCGGTTCACCGCGGCCGCGCACGCCGCGGGACACACCGGTCCGCTGGGCTCGTTGGCGTTCTTCTTCAAGGACCCGATGGGAACTGACGAACATCGGCTCGGCGAACAGTTCGCCAACCTCGTGTCGTGGGCGGAAACGCTATGA